In a single window of the Amycolatopsis sp. cg5 genome:
- a CDS encoding IS630 family transposase, giving the protein MNAKVRVTDARRLSQQSQEDLRRRVVAAVQSGRTQVEVAELFGVSVRSVTRWWTAFQRNGNRALYAEKRGRRAGEQMALDVRQQARLRRAVLGRYPDQFQLVGLVWTRGLVADLVKRWFGLELSRVTIGKYLRSWGFSPQKPVQVAYEKNPEKVTEWLEQRYPAIAARAKREKAVILWLDQTGLRSDASVAATWAPVGKTPVVPNSGKRFTVNAMAAISNKGELYFTVFQGGFNVHVMIEFLDRLVRHVDRKIHLIVDGHPSHRAILLKDWLAQRTERIEMHFLPGYSPELNPVELLNGDLKHHVTATQSPRTQEELAAGARTHLRRRQNQPDRVKAFFGKEPVRYAAD; this is encoded by the coding sequence GTGAACGCGAAGGTTCGGGTGACGGATGCGCGGCGGCTTTCCCAGCAATCGCAGGAGGATCTGCGGCGGCGGGTGGTCGCCGCGGTCCAGTCTGGGCGGACCCAGGTTGAGGTCGCGGAGCTGTTCGGGGTGTCGGTGCGGTCGGTGACGCGGTGGTGGACAGCGTTTCAGCGCAACGGGAATCGGGCGTTGTATGCCGAGAAACGTGGTCGGCGTGCTGGCGAGCAGATGGCGCTGGATGTGAGGCAGCAGGCGCGGTTGCGGCGGGCGGTGCTGGGCAGGTATCCGGACCAGTTTCAGCTGGTGGGGCTGGTGTGGACCCGTGGTCTGGTCGCTGACCTGGTGAAACGCTGGTTCGGGCTGGAGTTGTCACGGGTGACGATCGGGAAGTATCTGCGGTCGTGGGGGTTCTCGCCGCAGAAGCCGGTGCAGGTGGCGTATGAGAAGAACCCGGAGAAGGTCACCGAGTGGCTTGAGCAGCGGTATCCGGCGATCGCGGCGCGCGCGAAGCGGGAGAAGGCGGTGATCCTGTGGCTGGATCAGACGGGGCTGCGTTCGGACGCCTCGGTCGCGGCCACGTGGGCTCCGGTCGGGAAAACCCCGGTGGTGCCCAACAGTGGCAAGCGGTTCACGGTCAACGCGATGGCCGCGATCAGCAACAAAGGCGAGCTCTACTTCACCGTGTTCCAGGGCGGGTTCAACGTCCACGTGATGATCGAGTTCCTCGATCGGCTGGTGCGTCACGTTGATCGCAAGATCCACCTGATCGTCGACGGGCACCCCTCACATCGCGCGATCCTGCTCAAAGACTGGCTCGCCCAGCGGACCGAGCGGATCGAGATGCATTTCCTGCCCGGTTACAGCCCCGAACTCAACCCCGTCGAACTGCTCAACGGCGACCTCAAACACCACGTCACCGCAACACAAAGCCCCCGCACCCAAGAGGAACTGGCGGCAGGCGCACGCACCCACCTGCGCCGCCGCCAGAACCAACCCGACCGCGTGAAAGCCTTCTTCGGCAAGGAACCCGTCCGCTACGCCGCAGACTGA
- a CDS encoding DEAD/DEAH box helicase, producing MEITEHTQATYIPSEPPREGVLALWGDAHGDTPIELLVTAGKLPVRTKVEARVVPMASAIPRLLTADPRASPTVAALSTAITAGVDLVSRGRLIPARPPDGDGWRAGPLEIEDEVRLRELAAALPPEAHALALSGLKRPRLHSPESLIRALWDATADVLARGLSPDGIAGPPGGAELLLRVEPREAFGADGMPGFKVWAVPMLRSLADTSLVADAPEIRRMPAEVGRRFGGQVETQLLLGIRRGARVWPPLERVQDEPDEFVLTDDEVSHLLAHGGRALDDIGITVLWPEALFTRMKAKAGVESPRPDSATTFTLKDLLDFKWQVSLGDEVLTEEEVSMLAEAKRPIVRLRGKWIKADSVLLAKLRRQKRRLTGSEALGAALTGKLDLDGEEIAFAPSPVLTGLAERITSTMDEPVAPSPRLLATLRPYQRAGLTWLAKMTELGLGACLADDMGLGKTVQLIALHLHREPLGAGPTLVVCPTSLLGNWEREIARFAPSVPVRRFHGGARSLDDLAPGEIVLATYGVARRDKALSALKWGLVAADEAQHVKNPMSATAKALRRIETDARVALTGTPMENRLAELWSILDWTTPGLLGTLDHFRRTVAKPIERNHDKAVTERLATLVRPFLLRRKKTDPDIAPELPSKTETDTYVPLSGEQATLYEAVVRESMEAIQLMSGIERRGEVFKLLTALKQICNHPAQFLKEQGPITGRSGKLAAFDELLDIILDEGESVLVFSQYVQLLNLLETRLAERGLPSATLTGASTPAERDEMVRRFQAGEFPVFLLSLKAGGVGLNLTKATQVIHYDRWWNPAVEDQATDRAFRIGQDHPVLVHRLITEGTLEERIAEMVEAKRGLAESIVGSGETWISELSNDELADLVRLGSR from the coding sequence ATGGAAATCACCGAGCACACCCAGGCCACCTACATCCCCTCCGAGCCCCCGCGCGAAGGCGTACTCGCGCTGTGGGGAGACGCACACGGCGACACGCCGATCGAACTGCTGGTGACAGCGGGAAAACTGCCGGTACGCACCAAGGTCGAGGCGAGAGTCGTCCCGATGGCGAGCGCCATCCCCAGGCTGCTCACGGCCGATCCACGGGCGAGCCCGACCGTGGCCGCGTTGTCCACCGCCATCACCGCGGGCGTCGACCTCGTCTCGCGCGGACGGCTGATCCCCGCGCGCCCGCCCGACGGCGATGGCTGGCGCGCGGGCCCACTCGAGATCGAAGACGAGGTGCGGCTGCGCGAGCTGGCGGCCGCGCTGCCGCCGGAGGCGCACGCGCTGGCGCTGTCGGGGCTCAAACGGCCCCGGCTGCACTCGCCGGAGTCGCTCATCCGCGCGTTGTGGGACGCGACGGCGGATGTGCTGGCGCGCGGCCTGTCCCCGGACGGCATCGCCGGGCCGCCGGGCGGCGCCGAGCTGCTGCTGCGCGTCGAGCCGAGGGAGGCGTTCGGCGCCGACGGCATGCCGGGCTTCAAGGTGTGGGCCGTGCCCATGCTCCGCAGCCTCGCGGACACGAGCCTCGTCGCCGACGCGCCGGAGATCCGCCGCATGCCCGCCGAGGTGGGCCGCCGGTTCGGCGGCCAGGTGGAGACGCAGCTGCTGCTGGGCATCAGGCGTGGCGCCCGGGTCTGGCCGCCGCTGGAGCGGGTCCAGGACGAGCCGGACGAGTTCGTGCTGACCGACGACGAGGTCTCGCACCTGCTCGCCCACGGCGGGCGCGCGCTCGACGACATCGGCATCACCGTGCTCTGGCCGGAGGCGCTGTTCACGCGGATGAAGGCCAAGGCGGGCGTGGAGTCGCCGCGGCCGGATTCCGCGACCACGTTCACCCTCAAGGACCTGCTGGACTTCAAATGGCAGGTCAGCCTGGGCGACGAGGTGCTGACCGAGGAAGAGGTCTCGATGCTGGCGGAGGCCAAGCGGCCGATCGTCCGCCTGCGCGGCAAGTGGATCAAGGCGGACAGCGTGCTGCTCGCCAAGCTCCGGCGCCAGAAACGCAGGCTCACCGGCTCCGAGGCGTTGGGCGCGGCGCTCACCGGCAAGCTCGACCTCGACGGCGAGGAGATCGCGTTCGCGCCGTCGCCGGTGCTGACCGGGCTCGCCGAGCGCATCACGTCCACCATGGACGAACCGGTGGCGCCGTCACCCCGGCTGCTGGCCACACTGCGCCCGTATCAGCGCGCGGGTCTCACCTGGCTCGCCAAGATGACCGAGCTGGGGCTGGGCGCCTGCCTCGCCGACGACATGGGACTGGGCAAGACCGTCCAGCTCATCGCGCTGCACCTGCATCGTGAGCCGCTCGGCGCCGGTCCGACGCTGGTGGTCTGCCCGACCTCGCTGCTGGGCAACTGGGAGCGCGAGATCGCCAGGTTCGCGCCCTCGGTGCCGGTCCGCCGGTTCCATGGCGGCGCCCGCAGCCTGGACGACCTGGCGCCCGGCGAGATCGTGCTCGCGACGTACGGCGTGGCCCGTCGCGACAAGGCGCTCTCCGCGCTCAAGTGGGGTCTCGTCGCCGCGGACGAGGCCCAGCACGTCAAGAACCCGATGTCCGCGACCGCGAAGGCGTTGCGCCGCATCGAAACCGACGCGCGGGTCGCCTTGACCGGCACCCCGATGGAGAACCGGCTCGCCGAGCTCTGGTCGATCCTGGACTGGACGACGCCGGGCCTGCTCGGCACGCTCGACCACTTCCGGCGGACGGTCGCCAAGCCGATCGAGCGGAACCACGACAAGGCGGTCACCGAGCGGCTGGCCACCCTGGTCCGCCCGTTCCTGTTGCGGCGCAAGAAAACCGACCCGGACATCGCCCCGGAGCTGCCGAGCAAGACGGAGACCGACACCTACGTCCCGCTGTCCGGAGAGCAGGCGACGCTGTACGAGGCCGTGGTCCGCGAAAGCATGGAAGCGATCCAGCTCATGAGCGGGATCGAGCGGCGAGGCGAGGTGTTCAAGCTGCTCACCGCGCTCAAGCAGATCTGCAACCACCCGGCCCAGTTCCTCAAGGAGCAAGGCCCGATCACCGGCCGGTCCGGCAAGCTCGCCGCCTTCGACGAGCTGCTCGACATCATCCTCGACGAAGGCGAAAGCGTCCTGGTGTTCAGCCAGTACGTCCAGCTGCTGAACCTGCTCGAGACCCGCTTGGCCGAACGCGGCCTCCCGTCGGCGACGTTGACCGGCGCGAGCACCCCGGCCGAGCGGGACGAGATGGTCCGGCGTTTCCAAGCAGGCGAGTTCCCGGTCTTCCTCTTGTCGCTCAAGGCAGGCGGTGTCGGCCTGAACCTCACCAAGGCCACCCAGGTCATCCACTACGACCGCTGGTGGAACCCGGCCGTCGAAGACCAGGCCACCGACCGGGCCTTCCGCATCGGCCAGGACCACCCGGTCCTCGTCCACCGCCTCATCACCGAAGGGACCCTCGAAGAACGCATAGCCGAAATGGTCGAGGCCAAACGCGGCCTCGCCGAGTCCATCGTCGGCTCCGGCGAAACCTGGATCTCCGAACTCTCCAACGACGAACTCGCCGACCTGGTCCGCCTGGGCTCCCGCTGA